The genomic stretch GAAGTCCGGCAGGTGGTTTCTGGACAGGCTTTGGCATCGATTCTTTATCAGGAAATTTTTTGCCGGATTCAACCGGAACTTTTGAAATTATTTACACTTATACAGATTTGCTATCCTGCACAAATCAAGACACTATCAATCTGAATGTAGTTGAGCCGGCAATTGCTGAGGCTGGTGCTGACACTGCAATATGTTTGGACAGCGAGCCTTTGCAATTGTTTGGAAATGCAGACTCAATTTCATATTGGACTGGTCAGGGAATAATAGATTCTTTAAATGGAAATTGGTATTTTCTCCCGCCGGATACCGGAATTTTTACTTTATTTTTCCATTATGGTGTAGGAAATTGTTACAATTACGATAGCATATTTGTAACAGTTTATCCCTTACCCGAAATAATCATAGACTCAAGTTTTAATATTTGTATTTACGAAAATGATACAAACTTGTCGGAAAATCCTATTGGCGGTTTTTGGAGTGGAGTTGGTTTGACAGATTCATTGGAAGGCATTTTTGATCCAGCAATTGTTGGCGTTGGAGAATATACTTTGGAGTACTACTACTTCGATACAACAACAAAATGTGATAATACAGATAGTTTAATAATTTCAGTGAAACCAAAACCAACAAGCTTATTTTCAATTGATTCAATTATTTGTATAAATGTACTTGAATCTGCCTATAACTTGTCTGAAGGTGCATCAGAATTTGAGTGGTGGATTGATGATTCACTCGCAAGTTCTAATTTTGAACCGGATATTATAATAAGTGATACCGGATATTTTGACATTCAACTTTTTGCAACATCGCAATTTGGCTGTGAAGATACATCTCTACAAGAAATTTACGTGATAGAGCCACCTTTTGCAGATTTTGAATTATCGCCGGCTTTTGGTTGCGATTCATTTATGGTTGGTTTTACAAATAATTCAATTGGTTATAATTGCACATATTTCTGGGATTTTGGTAACGATAGTTTGAGCAATGCAGAATACATTCATCCCGACATTCCTTATGTTTTAGATGGCATTGTTGACAGTATTTTTATTGTAGAATTAGAAGTAAAAAACCAATGCGGTATTTCAACTCATTTCGATAGTGTTCATGTATATTCTGTTCCAAACGTAAATTTTTCAATTATCGACAACAGTGGATGTAAACCCTACACATTAGATCTTTCAAATGTTATAATAGATATTCCTTTAGGTTGGGAATGGAATTTTGGGGATAATACCGCTTCAACCAATTATGTAACCGAACATGTTTATCTTGATTCAGGAAATTACCAATTAGAACTTTTTGCATATGGACCTGTACAATGCATAAATAATGGATTTATAACTTATATAACAAACGTAATAGTTTATGAAAATCCTACAGTTTCAGCAATTCCAAAAATATCAGAAATATGCGAAAATGATTCCACTATAATATTACTTACCGGAGCCGAAAAATATATCTTTGAGTCTATTAACTTCATTGACAGTACATTAAACTCTCAAATTTCGCTATCGCCCAGCGATACAAGCTACTATCTTATTACAGGAATTGATGCCAACAATTGCATAGATACGACCAGTATAGCTGTATTTGTAGAGCCACTTCCAATAGTTAAATTAGGAAATGATACATGCTTAGAAGAAGGTGAAAATATCGTTTTAGGTATAAATGCCGATTATTATACGTATTTATGGTCAACCGGCGACACAAGCCAATATATTTCTGCGTCTGCCGCTATTTCAGAATATTGTTTAGAAGTAATTCCAAAAAATTGCTTTTCAGAAGAAACTTGTATTTTGATTGATTTTTGTCCACTCATAAATATACCCAATGCATTTTCTCCAAACGGAGATGGGAATAACGATGTTTTGAATGTTTTGGGGCATGGCATAGAAAAAATCGATTTCAAAATATACAATAGATGGGGAATGTTAGTTTTTCACTCAAACGACATAAATCTGGGCTGGGATGGCAGCTATCAAGGTAAAAATCAAGAAACGGAAGTTTATGTCTATATTCTTGTAGTGAAACTTAAAAACTCAAGCGAATTAGTAAAAAAACATGGGAATGTTACTCTACTTAGATAAAACAATAAAATATATATTGTCTGTGATACTATGTTTCTTAATATTAGATTCAGTACAATCTCAGGATATACATTTTAGTAATATTACCAATTCTCCATTATTTTACAATGTGGCATTTTCAGGATATTCAAATTACAATAGATTAGGTATATTGCATAGAAATCAGTGGCGATACCCAACTAACAGCGAACCATATAATACTAATAGTTTGTGGGGCGATTTAAAAATTCCCAATTGTCAGAACTATAATTCAAAACTTATAGATCAGGACTGGATTGGCATTGGCGGGCAAATAATACACGATGCAGCTGGTGATGCAAACCTGACAACACTTTCAGAAAATTTGAGCTTCGCCTATCATTTTGGCTTAAAAAATGGAGTTTTAAGTTTTGGAGCAGGAACTGGTTTAAATCAAAAACGCATTGATAAAAACTCATTGTACTTTGAAAATCAATGGACTGGATATGGTTTTAATCAAGATATCCCAAATTATGAAAATAGCTCTCTTGGCGAATTCATTTTTCCGAGTTATTTCGATTTGAAATTTGGTACAATTCTCACCATACAACCCGCAAAAAAGGAATATAGATTTAATATAGGTTTTGCAGTAAATAATATCATTTTTCAAAAAAACTCATTTTATGAAAGTGGGAATAATGTATTATTTCCTCGTAAAAATATTCATGCAAGCTATTTTGGAAAATTCAAATCTATTTATTTTGAGCCATTTTTAATACATTCAAATCAGAATACTTCGTATCAAACTATTTTCGGTCTGAAATTGCATCAAATATTCCATAAAAATCTAAGTCTCACCTTTTTAAGTAGGATTGGTGGTTTTAGCGAATTTGATAATGTACAAAGAGATTTTTTGTTTGATATCAGCTTAAAGCAAAAAATTGATAATAAAAACGAAAAGAAAAATATAACTATTGAATACAGTTTTTGCACCGACATCAATACAATAAATAATATTTATCAAACAAAACCAAGCAAAACAATAATTTCACCGGAATTATGTATCAAAGCCTATTTCAACAAATGTAGCACAAACCATATAGATAAAGCCCCGGGAAGAATTGAAAGTGGCAGAAATAGAAATAACATTAAGGAACGTACACCAATAAAACCCAATGAAGTTTTCAGAGACATTTGCGAAAGATTGAAAAGAAAAGAAAAGTACAGATTAAAAGGAAAACGTTCATTTACAATTGAAGGAGGCTTTGGTTATTCGTTGAGTAGTAGCAATTTTGCTACACCAAATTTTGCAGAAAACACAGGAATTGCATATTCACTTAATATGACATATTTAAGTCATTTCTACGAATTTTTAGCTTTAGGATTCGAAATAAATCCAAGCAAATATGAAAACACAGTATTTGTTCCGCTTAACTTAAAAGCACATTTAAATATTTCTTTCAGGTTATTTTCAATCTATTCAAGCACATCGGTAGGTTATTCGCTTGAGTTTCATTCTTCTTTCCCGGGAATTATGTTTAACGAAATGGGCGGAATATTTGCACGAGAAGGAATTGGGCTAATGAAATTTATTCCAAATAGAAATATGGCTTTTAGTATTGAAGCAGGCTATCAGTTTCAACAATACTTAATCGAATATTTTGAAACAAACAACCTTTCTAATGGCTCAAGCGGAAAAATAATAGGAGAAATCCCTATGCCCTACTTAAAAGTTGGCATCTCTTTTTATTTTAGAAAAAGGCATTAAAATTTACTTATAAAGTGATAAATCCTCACCCTTTTTTGATGAGGATTTAAGCAAGTCAATTTAATTCTTACGCTCAACAAAATCCATAAAAGC from Bacteroidota bacterium encodes the following:
- a CDS encoding T9SS type B sorting domain-containing protein, with amino-acid sequence SPAGGFWTGFGIDSLSGNFLPDSTGTFEIIYTYTDLLSCTNQDTINLNVVEPAIAEAGADTAICLDSEPLQLFGNADSISYWTGQGIIDSLNGNWYFLPPDTGIFTLFFHYGVGNCYNYDSIFVTVYPLPEIIIDSSFNICIYENDTNLSENPIGGFWSGVGLTDSLEGIFDPAIVGVGEYTLEYYYFDTTTKCDNTDSLIISVKPKPTSLFSIDSIICINVLESAYNLSEGASEFEWWIDDSLASSNFEPDIIISDTGYFDIQLFATSQFGCEDTSLQEIYVIEPPFADFELSPAFGCDSFMVGFTNNSIGYNCTYFWDFGNDSLSNAEYIHPDIPYVLDGIVDSIFIVELEVKNQCGISTHFDSVHVYSVPNVNFSIIDNSGCKPYTLDLSNVIIDIPLGWEWNFGDNTASTNYVTEHVYLDSGNYQLELFAYGPVQCINNGFITYITNVIVYENPTVSAIPKISEICENDSTIILLTGAEKYIFESINFIDSTLNSQISLSPSDTSYYLITGIDANNCIDTTSIAVFVEPLPIVKLGNDTCLEEGENIVLGINADYYTYLWSTGDTSQYISASAAISEYCLEVIPKNCFSEETCILIDFCPLINIPNAFSPNGDGNNDVLNVLGHGIEKIDFKIYNRWGMLVFHSNDINLGWDGSYQGKNQETEVYVYILVVKLKNSSELVKKHGNVTLLR
- a CDS encoding PorP/SprF family type IX secretion system membrane protein, giving the protein MLLYLDKTIKYILSVILCFLILDSVQSQDIHFSNITNSPLFYNVAFSGYSNYNRLGILHRNQWRYPTNSEPYNTNSLWGDLKIPNCQNYNSKLIDQDWIGIGGQIIHDAAGDANLTTLSENLSFAYHFGLKNGVLSFGAGTGLNQKRIDKNSLYFENQWTGYGFNQDIPNYENSSLGEFIFPSYFDLKFGTILTIQPAKKEYRFNIGFAVNNIIFQKNSFYESGNNVLFPRKNIHASYFGKFKSIYFEPFLIHSNQNTSYQTIFGLKLHQIFHKNLSLTFLSRIGGFSEFDNVQRDFLFDISLKQKIDNKNEKKNITIEYSFCTDINTINNIYQTKPSKTIISPELCIKAYFNKCSTNHIDKAPGRIESGRNRNNIKERTPIKPNEVFRDICERLKRKEKYRLKGKRSFTIEGGFGYSLSSSNFATPNFAENTGIAYSLNMTYLSHFYEFLALGFEINPSKYENTVFVPLNLKAHLNISFRLFSIYSSTSVGYSLEFHSSFPGIMFNEMGGIFAREGIGLMKFIPNRNMAFSIEAGYQFQQYLIEYFETNNLSNGSSGKIIGEIPMPYLKVGISFYFRKRH